A genome region from Magnolia sinica isolate HGM2019 chromosome 8, MsV1, whole genome shotgun sequence includes the following:
- the LOC131254329 gene encoding uncharacterized protein LOC131254329 yields MEASIALGATSTIFRRIIPILILWELWKARNGARYDGIPMLVNKCFLRIKWWINLILEGDPVLLQMIPRLILRRQPPLCREFLSSIVKWTKPARGWVKPNMDGSSRGNPGLVGRGGIYRRDDGSFAFTFSRGYGVTTNNRAELRVFYDGLV; encoded by the coding sequence ATGGAAGCTAGCATCGCTTTGGGTGCAACGTCTACCATCTTCAGAAGAATTATCCCCATCTTAATACTTTGGGAGCTTTGGAAAGCTAGGAACGGGGCCAGGTATGATGGAATCCCTATGCTCGTGAACAAATGTTTTCTACGCATTAAGTGGTGGATTAATCTCATCCTCGAGGGCGATCCGGTCCTATTGCAGATGATTCCTAGGCTGATCTTGAGAAGACAGCCACCGCTTTGTAGGGAGTTTCTATCGAGCATTGTGAAATGGACGAAGCCGGCGAGGGGCTGGGTGAAACCAAACATGGATGGATCGTCAAGAGGTAATCCGGGTTTGGTTGGCAGGGGTGGGATTTATAGAAGAGATGATGGGAGTTTCGCTTTCACTTTCTCGAGAGGATATGGGGTGACCACGAACAATAGAGCAGAACTCCGAGTTTTCTACGATGGTCTTGTTTAG